One window from the genome of Candidatus Delongbacteria bacterium encodes:
- a CDS encoding T9SS type A sorting domain-containing protein: MTTRHGCDTQFRTALLAVFLLAGGARAEHTLVLGPDTTLGLWSVWETGVNEYLLTVSLQPDGGPGTPLRLYNVEFSWDAGRLQPVGGPGAGDLFAGQPDSWFGHFDVGATRTVTQTLLGETAGVTPTGSVLLFSQLFHAIDPAGGSGLIQLDGATLRGPNNEMVPVLATDEVNLSLDVQAPQGYTFDIQALNPAGNQAWSAQPLVASALVPGDGSLAGWILSESATLPANPSPAWTAPPAPTSWTLSAGDGLKTVRAFLRDSYGNRTTLSDAISLDTQAPLYHVTQLQARPRHQGCLVTWNNPVAPDFHAVRLYRRGWSDDGLSRYPEYDDIDPMSTYPETEAAALAAGFVLVYQGDGQSWLDPVTPRDVQRYVAFCVDLAGNVGPGDATARDRSTNYLLGDTRTPWDGTVHVQDLVRLAGAYSTLAGDPAYDPQLDFGPTDDNSREGIPLTDNRVGFEDLMIFAMNYGPFGPALGCRRGDPGAARTDSPTRLLLEPREGGLALRLEPAGEWLGLHLVLCWEGGSVLVPRDVAGEAVIRQSTPGRLLLDRVLLPGEDGAARLATLDFSAGIPAGLRVAEFELRDGANQPLAIQNDAGPERPAALVFQGACPNPFNPETLLRFTLPETAEVSVTVYNTLGQTVRRLEAGRLEPGAHALRLSGDGLASGVYLLELQAGAATRLERALLVR; encoded by the coding sequence ATGACCACACGGCACGGTTGTGACACGCAGTTCCGAACCGCCCTGCTGGCGGTTTTCCTGTTGGCCGGCGGAGCCCGGGCCGAGCACACACTGGTCCTGGGACCGGACACCACCCTGGGTCTCTGGTCGGTCTGGGAGACCGGCGTGAACGAGTACTTGCTGACGGTGAGCCTGCAGCCCGACGGCGGGCCCGGCACGCCCCTGCGCCTCTACAACGTGGAGTTCAGCTGGGACGCCGGCCGCCTGCAGCCCGTGGGCGGACCCGGCGCCGGGGACCTGTTCGCCGGCCAGCCGGACAGCTGGTTCGGCCACTTCGACGTGGGCGCCACTCGCACGGTGACCCAGACCCTGCTGGGCGAGACCGCCGGCGTGACCCCGACGGGGAGCGTGCTGCTGTTCAGCCAGCTCTTCCACGCCATCGATCCGGCTGGCGGCAGCGGGCTGATTCAGCTGGACGGGGCGACCCTGCGCGGCCCGAACAACGAGATGGTGCCCGTGCTGGCCACGGACGAAGTCAACCTGAGCCTGGACGTGCAGGCGCCCCAGGGCTACACCTTCGACATCCAGGCCCTGAACCCCGCCGGCAACCAGGCCTGGAGCGCCCAGCCCCTGGTGGCCAGCGCCCTGGTTCCGGGGGACGGCAGTCTGGCCGGCTGGATCCTGAGCGAGTCCGCCACCCTGCCGGCCAACCCCAGCCCGGCTTGGACGGCGCCGCCGGCACCTACCAGCTGGACGCTCTCCGCCGGGGACGGACTCAAGACCGTGCGGGCCTTCCTGCGGGACAGCTACGGCAACCGCACGACCCTCAGCGACGCCATCAGCCTGGACACCCAGGCGCCGCTGTATCACGTGACCCAGTTGCAGGCCCGCCCGCGCCACCAGGGTTGCCTTGTGACCTGGAACAACCCCGTGGCGCCGGACTTCCACGCCGTCCGCCTCTATCGGCGCGGCTGGTCCGACGACGGGCTCTCGCGCTATCCCGAGTACGACGACATCGACCCCATGTCCACCTATCCCGAAACGGAGGCCGCGGCCCTGGCGGCGGGCTTCGTCCTGGTCTACCAGGGCGACGGCCAGTCCTGGCTGGATCCCGTGACCCCGCGCGACGTCCAGCGCTATGTGGCCTTCTGCGTGGATCTGGCGGGCAACGTGGGTCCCGGCGACGCCACGGCCCGGGATCGCAGCACCAACTATCTGCTGGGGGACACGCGCACGCCCTGGGACGGCACCGTGCACGTCCAGGACCTGGTGCGCCTGGCCGGCGCCTACAGCACGCTGGCGGGCGATCCGGCCTACGACCCCCAGCTCGACTTCGGCCCCACGGACGACAACAGCCGCGAGGGCATCCCGCTCACGGACAACCGCGTGGGCTTCGAGGACCTGATGATCTTCGCCATGAACTACGGGCCCTTCGGACCGGCCCTGGGCTGCCGGCGCGGCGATCCAGGCGCCGCCCGAACCGACTCGCCGACCCGCCTGCTGCTGGAACCCCGGGAGGGCGGCCTGGCCCTGCGGCTGGAGCCTGCCGGCGAGTGGCTGGGCCTGCACCTGGTGCTGTGCTGGGAGGGCGGGTCCGTGCTGGTGCCGAGGGACGTGGCCGGCGAGGCCGTGATCCGGCAGTCCACACCGGGACGCCTGCTGCTGGACCGCGTCCTGCTGCCCGGCGAAGACGGCGCGGCCCGGCTGGCGACGCTGGACTTCTCCGCCGGCATCCCCGCCGGACTACGGGTGGCCGAGTTCGAACTGCGGGACGGCGCCAATCAGCCCCTGGCCATCCAGAACGACGCGGGTCCGGAGCGGCCGGCGGCCCTGGTCTTCCAGGGGGCCTGCCCCAATCCATTCAATCCCGAGACCCTGCTGCGCTTCACCCTGCCGGAGACGGCGGAGGTGAGCGTCACCGTCTACAACACGCTGGGGCAGACCGTCCGGCGGCTGGAGGCGGGGCGGCTGGAGCCCGGCGCGCACGCCCTGCGCCTGTCCGGCGACGGGCTGGCCAGCGGAGTCTATCTGCTGGAGTTGCAGGCAGGCGCCGCGACGCGCCTGGAGCGGGCGCTGCTGGTGCGCTGA
- a CDS encoding T9SS type A sorting domain-containing protein, with translation MHTRSLLTLGILLGLGASATSWAAPQPASRFGDELPAPVVLKGGGLASDAFGDPNDFGAALAAGADYLVRAQADVTEDNAGNGSLDSDPDDAGWDWFGVAPVFQHSAATSPKNTMGETAQGLLKAWEIDPQPTYATALADVADYMIAVGPAVVRSASDVIFLLDYAPHAANPAACRSAAQAIWQHHLTTHGSATVFAEALRDERGITQGYPNGIIGWDLGGWAVAVQKLHEALGGYAADADAIAEVMWQDSFNLNPGLFQPANATWRDYDGYAEVRTWWYTLGITGLIDAFAATGTHTEMLPTLQMILLECIYPDGAFSFCYGATPLADDRDWQTTGYALTTLGTRLSGMGDQIADAAHWLASQQDASGAFLYSDNSHYPSVVAQCVAGMAQSSVYMVHQEPLYDHLAVDNGAPHTDQVTTNYRLGAGSLAYRALTVFVDYDPAVLAPVAITPVWSPDPGNDTFQHNLAFSPNGHLEITIAILGPTPGVSGAVPSLFTITWDGLSEDVNPGTAVHIAQVVMRDPLNQDIFCGHGADVEIDVDDSVPTLDATTAALECVNDDFDVDFSAGDNVALDYIEYSLNGGASWLPAVLGLSGPAATPSYTVPVSSMGDGDYSIIFRSWDAVGYVSDPTDPIEFHIDHSAPSAATGLTAMPRDHSVRLTWTAGSELDGYKLFRAKRAAAYPYPAGRPGLSAWPADYTQIDVLGAGVTVYDDDDFPTDTYASRGIYDYVLVSTDCVNADAASTPASATNYFLGDWAIDGSPSPVYGSYDGFVCFPDLQVLGNQYGNLSSAANEEMDVAPTHNMGRFGLPGPDGRLNFEDLIILAMNYRLCGTSPLLQIRRGEEAGRLADAAGLRLAGTGALRQLLPDGSLLGLSAQLQTEAELLSATSTQGTVLFYRTATGWTVDVVGLNELLGSDSVIQLVFDRDAAVSLVSAEGRNESNGVLALTGSTDEAPAQPAVFALSPNHPNPFNPVTTIRYSLATDGPVRIRVFNGLGQQVALLQDGPQSAGAHELSFDGSALASGLYICRLEAQGFTAQQKMMLVK, from the coding sequence ATGCACACACGTAGCCTCTTGACTCTGGGAATCCTGCTCGGCCTGGGCGCCAGTGCGACCAGCTGGGCGGCCCCCCAACCCGCTTCGCGCTTCGGCGACGAGCTGCCGGCCCCCGTGGTGCTCAAGGGCGGCGGCCTGGCCAGCGACGCCTTCGGCGATCCCAATGACTTCGGTGCCGCACTGGCAGCGGGCGCCGACTACCTGGTTCGCGCCCAGGCGGACGTCACGGAAGACAACGCGGGCAACGGCAGCCTGGACAGCGATCCGGACGACGCGGGCTGGGATTGGTTCGGCGTGGCGCCCGTGTTCCAGCACAGCGCGGCCACCAGCCCCAAGAACACCATGGGCGAGACTGCCCAGGGCTTGCTGAAGGCCTGGGAGATCGATCCGCAACCCACCTACGCCACCGCGCTGGCGGACGTGGCCGACTACATGATCGCCGTGGGACCGGCCGTGGTGCGTTCCGCCAGCGACGTCATCTTCCTGCTGGATTACGCGCCGCACGCCGCCAATCCGGCGGCCTGCCGCAGCGCGGCCCAGGCCATTTGGCAACACCACTTGACCACGCACGGCAGCGCCACAGTCTTTGCCGAAGCTCTGCGCGACGAGCGAGGCATCACCCAAGGCTATCCCAACGGCATCATCGGTTGGGACCTGGGGGGCTGGGCCGTGGCCGTGCAGAAGCTGCACGAGGCGTTGGGTGGCTATGCGGCGGACGCCGACGCCATCGCCGAAGTGATGTGGCAGGACTCCTTCAACCTGAACCCCGGCCTCTTCCAGCCCGCCAACGCCACCTGGAGGGATTACGACGGCTACGCCGAAGTGCGCACCTGGTGGTATACCCTGGGCATCACGGGATTGATCGATGCCTTCGCCGCCACCGGGACCCACACGGAGATGCTGCCCACCCTGCAGATGATCCTCCTCGAGTGCATCTACCCGGATGGTGCCTTCAGCTTCTGCTACGGCGCCACGCCGCTGGCCGACGACCGTGACTGGCAGACCACGGGCTACGCGCTGACCACCCTGGGCACCCGGCTGAGCGGCATGGGCGACCAGATCGCCGATGCGGCGCATTGGTTGGCCTCCCAGCAGGACGCCAGCGGGGCCTTCCTCTACAGCGACAACAGCCACTACCCCAGCGTGGTGGCGCAGTGCGTGGCGGGCATGGCCCAGAGCAGCGTCTACATGGTTCACCAGGAGCCGCTCTACGACCACCTGGCCGTGGACAACGGCGCGCCGCACACCGATCAGGTCACCACCAACTATCGTCTGGGCGCAGGCAGTCTGGCCTATCGCGCGCTGACGGTCTTCGTGGACTACGATCCCGCCGTGCTGGCCCCCGTGGCCATCACCCCGGTCTGGTCCCCGGATCCGGGCAACGACACTTTCCAGCACAACCTGGCCTTCAGTCCCAACGGACACCTGGAAATCACCATCGCCATCCTGGGCCCGACGCCCGGCGTGAGCGGCGCGGTGCCCAGCCTGTTCACCATCACCTGGGACGGCCTGAGCGAGGACGTCAATCCCGGCACGGCCGTGCACATCGCCCAGGTGGTGATGCGCGACCCGTTGAACCAGGACATCTTCTGCGGCCATGGCGCGGACGTGGAGATCGACGTGGACGACAGCGTGCCCACGCTGGACGCCACCACGGCGGCCCTGGAATGCGTCAACGACGATTTCGACGTGGACTTCAGCGCCGGCGACAACGTGGCGCTGGACTACATCGAGTACTCGCTGAACGGCGGCGCCAGTTGGCTGCCGGCGGTTCTCGGCTTGAGCGGCCCCGCGGCCACGCCCAGCTACACCGTGCCGGTTTCCTCGATGGGCGACGGCGACTATTCGATCATCTTCCGGAGCTGGGACGCGGTGGGCTACGTGTCCGATCCCACCGACCCGATTGAATTCCACATCGACCACAGCGCGCCCTCGGCGGCCACGGGCCTGACGGCCATGCCGCGCGACCACTCCGTCCGTCTGACCTGGACGGCGGGCAGCGAGCTGGACGGCTACAAGCTGTTCCGCGCCAAGCGCGCCGCCGCTTATCCCTATCCCGCCGGACGCCCCGGCCTGTCCGCCTGGCCCGCCGACTACACGCAGATCGACGTGCTGGGCGCCGGCGTCACCGTCTATGACGACGACGACTTCCCCACGGACACCTATGCCAGCCGCGGCATCTACGACTACGTGCTGGTCTCCACCGACTGCGTCAACGCGGACGCCGCCAGCACCCCCGCCAGCGCCACCAACTATTTCCTGGGCGACTGGGCCATCGACGGGAGCCCCAGCCCGGTGTACGGCAGCTACGACGGCTTCGTCTGCTTCCCGGACCTGCAGGTCCTGGGCAACCAGTACGGCAACCTCTCCAGCGCGGCCAATGAAGAGATGGACGTGGCCCCCACCCACAACATGGGGCGCTTTGGCCTGCCCGGCCCCGACGGCCGGCTGAACTTCGAAGACCTGATCATCCTGGCCATGAACTACCGCCTGTGCGGCACCAGCCCGCTGCTGCAGATCCGCCGCGGCGAGGAAGCCGGCCGCCTGGCCGACGCCGCCGGCCTGCGCCTGGCGGGAACGGGCGCCCTGCGCCAGCTGCTGCCCGACGGCAGCCTGCTGGGCCTGAGCGCGCAACTGCAGACGGAAGCCGAGTTGCTCTCCGCCACCAGCACCCAGGGCACGGTCCTCTTCTACCGCACGGCCACGGGCTGGACGGTGGACGTGGTGGGCCTGAACGAGCTGCTGGGCTCCGACAGCGTGATCCAGCTGGTCTTCGACCGCGACGCCGCGGTCAGCCTGGTTTCCGCCGAAGGCCGCAATGAGTCCAACGGCGTGCTGGCGCTGACCGGTTCGACGGACGAGGCGCCCGCGCAGCCCGCGGTGTTCGCCCTCTCCCCCAACCATCCCAACCCCTTCAACCCGGTGACGACCATCCGCTACAGCCTGGCCACGGACGGCCCGGTGCGGATCCGCGTCTTCAACGGCCTGGGCCAGCAGGTGGCCCTGTTGCAGGACGGCCCCCAGAGCGCTGGCGCCCACGAGCTGAGCTTCGACGGCTCGGCCCTGGCCAGCGGCCTCTACATCTGTCGCCTGGAAGCCCAGGGCTTCACTGCGCAGCAGAAAATGATGCTGGTGAAATAG
- a CDS encoding right-handed parallel beta-helix repeat-containing protein, whose product MALEAPTPWRLAGLLAVCPLSAALALVRQVPADWPTIQEAMQSSQDGDTILVAAGAHAGPVDFLGRAVRLASVAGAEATFLTAPGAGSIVRFVNGEGPGSMLEGFTLSGGEATGEAGLCGGALRVENSAPLIRGNILRDNDALLGGAVCLLQSGARLENNRIAGNQAEMGGGVYVQGGAPLFLDNQLLDNSCHGAGYGGGLALENCAATLQGNQLWGNSARLGGALSCRGTGASAVQLLRNSLAGNSASVGGALYLHDCQPELEACILAFSTAGEALFCNGAAPALRCNLVFGNAGGDEWCGTDLGGNLTADPLFCDLAAGDLRLQPGSPAWSTDCGTAGALALDCDGLDLPAPAALRPRGLWLDAPHPNPFNPATQLVLHLDQPAPVRLTIHDLAGRRVALLLDGPLPAGVHRVSVQAASWASGLYLAVAQSPHGTATRKLLLLR is encoded by the coding sequence ATGGCGCTGGAAGCTCCCACCCCTTGGCGACTGGCCGGCCTGCTGGCGGTCTGTCCGCTCAGCGCCGCCCTGGCCCTGGTCCGCCAGGTCCCGGCGGACTGGCCCACCATCCAGGAAGCCATGCAGTCGTCCCAGGATGGCGACACCATTCTGGTGGCCGCCGGCGCGCACGCCGGCCCGGTGGATTTCCTGGGGCGCGCCGTGCGCCTGGCCAGCGTGGCCGGAGCGGAGGCCACATTTCTGACGGCTCCGGGGGCGGGCTCCATCGTGCGCTTCGTGAATGGCGAAGGTCCCGGCTCCATGTTGGAGGGCTTTACCCTGAGCGGCGGGGAGGCCACGGGCGAGGCGGGCCTCTGCGGCGGCGCGCTGCGGGTCGAGAACTCCGCGCCGCTGATCCGGGGCAACATCCTGCGGGACAACGACGCCCTGCTGGGCGGGGCGGTCTGCCTGCTGCAGAGCGGCGCCCGGCTGGAGAACAACCGCATCGCGGGCAACCAGGCGGAGATGGGCGGCGGCGTCTACGTCCAGGGCGGCGCGCCGCTCTTCCTGGACAACCAGCTGCTGGACAACAGCTGCCATGGCGCGGGCTACGGCGGCGGCCTGGCGCTGGAGAACTGCGCGGCCACGCTGCAGGGCAATCAGCTCTGGGGCAATTCGGCCCGGCTGGGCGGGGCCCTTTCGTGCCGGGGCACGGGAGCAAGCGCCGTGCAGCTGCTGCGCAACAGTCTGGCGGGCAACTCCGCCAGCGTGGGGGGCGCCCTCTACCTCCACGACTGCCAGCCCGAGCTGGAAGCCTGCATCCTGGCCTTTTCCACGGCCGGGGAAGCCCTGTTCTGCAACGGCGCCGCGCCCGCGCTGCGCTGCAACCTCGTGTTCGGCAACGCCGGCGGGGACGAGTGGTGCGGCACGGATCTGGGCGGCAACCTCACGGCCGATCCGCTCTTCTGCGACCTCGCCGCCGGCGACTTGCGTCTCCAACCCGGCTCGCCGGCCTGGAGCACGGACTGCGGGACGGCCGGCGCCCTGGCCCTGGATTGTGACGGGCTGGACCTGCCCGCACCCGCGGCGCTGCGGCCCCGCGGACTCTGGCTGGACGCCCCGCATCCCAATCCCTTCAACCCGGCCACCCAGCTGGTCCTGCACCTGGACCAACCCGCCCCCGTCCGCCTGACCATCCACGACCTGGCCGGCCGGCGTGTGGCGCTGCTGCTGGACGGCCCGTTGCCCGCGGGCGTCCACCGGGTGTCCGTCCAGGCCGCCAGCTGGGCCAGCGGCCTCTACCTGGCCGTGGCGCAGAGTCCCCACGGCACCGCCACCCGCAAGCTCCTCTTGCTGCGCTGA
- a CDS encoding T9SS type A sorting domain-containing protein, which yields MSMNRTALLLCLSLLSLLALAPTPAAAQEPAYGSGIVVDGNPGEWDLDDDFFSHMYNGGRNTPSWPGYAILSTLYLRYDCDAQLLYALVLDVENDGELVNVSAGDAWLKLYNVGLPGSKLIDGNGDGGTTPRAFRWVRTMPSDPNSLVIGYEAVAQLDEASYASFEAHLKIGGATSSTGKHAQGNAIPLVLNCEAEPPTVGAVEQPVDLSLSPAHPNPFNPATSLTVTLERTGPASLRVYDMAGRQVASLFDGLRAAGPQSVLFRADGLPSGVYFAVLTSEQGVTSQKLLLLK from the coding sequence ATGTCCATGAATCGAACGGCACTTCTGCTTTGCCTGTCCCTGCTCAGCCTGCTAGCCCTGGCGCCGACGCCGGCCGCCGCCCAGGAGCCGGCCTACGGCTCGGGCATCGTGGTGGACGGCAACCCAGGCGAGTGGGACCTGGACGACGATTTCTTCTCCCACATGTACAACGGCGGCCGCAACACGCCCTCCTGGCCGGGCTACGCCATCCTCTCCACGCTCTACCTGCGCTACGACTGCGACGCCCAGCTGCTCTACGCGCTGGTGCTGGACGTGGAGAACGACGGCGAACTGGTCAACGTCTCGGCGGGCGACGCCTGGCTCAAGCTCTACAACGTCGGCCTGCCGGGCAGCAAGCTCATCGACGGCAACGGCGACGGCGGCACCACGCCGCGGGCCTTCCGCTGGGTGCGCACCATGCCCAGTGATCCCAATTCCCTGGTCATCGGCTACGAGGCCGTGGCCCAACTGGACGAAGCCAGCTACGCCAGCTTCGAGGCCCACCTGAAGATCGGTGGCGCCACCTCCTCCACGGGCAAGCACGCCCAGGGCAACGCCATCCCGCTGGTGCTGAACTGCGAGGCCGAGCCCCCCACGGTGGGCGCGGTGGAGCAGCCCGTCGACCTGAGCCTGAGCCCGGCCCATCCCAACCCCTTCAACCCGGCCACCAGCTTGACGGTCACCCTGGAGCGGACCGGTCCGGCCAGCCTGCGCGTCTACGACATGGCCGGCCGCCAGGTGGCGAGTTTGTTCGACGGCCTGCGGGCGGCGGGTCCGCAGAGCGTGCTCTTCCGCGCCGACGGCCTGCCCAGCGGCGTCTATTTCGCCGTGCTGACCAGCGAACAGGGGGTCACGTCTCAGAAGCTGCTGCTGCTTAAATAG